tgtgtgtgtatgtatgtgtgtgaatgtgtgtgtatttatgtatttgtgtgtgtatatgtatatatgtgtgtgtgaatgtatgtatgtgtatgtatatgtatatgtatgtacatgtgtatatgtatatatgtttatgtatatatatataggtatatgtatatggttctttgaaataaaatttttcgtgaaatcataggttagggcatttataagcttgatagcttcagccttgaccctttcggtcagccactttcttcttttgttgaattttgatttttgtatattttgctgatcgaaaaatactaaactaaactaaactaaaactaattTCATGTCACATTTTGTCATGCCcgctttgttttattcaaatttagaAAACTCCTTTTCTCTGATCTCATGATATTAGGGGAaactcatgtcacatgtcctcatgttggCTGAACTGTACACCGAGTTGACTGGGCCTAATTGTTTCATTTTATGAACTGTAGATAAGGAAGACGCCGACACTAGAAGAGTTGCTTCGCGAGTCTGAGATTAACACCCCATCTTCACACGCCCATAACACCATTGGTGGTGGAGCTGTTTCCCAGAGCAATTCACGCATAGGAACAACGGATAGTCATTTGCTCTCACCCCCAACcggaaggaaagaaaaggaagatgaTTCTCTCCCTCCGTTGACATCAACTACAGATAGTGATTTGTTTGCCTCAAATGTGACACCTCAGCAAAGTTCCCAGGAAGAATGCCTTATTGAGCAACAGTACAGCCAGCAGGGCTCACAGCCAATCCACCAGTCGGTGTCCTCTGGCTATGTGACCTACGAGAATGTTGAGAACACCACCAGTGTCTCTGGAAGGGTtgatgcagagagacagagccaTGGCGTTACATCCTACGAGGAAgctaataatataaataataatatggaTGGCTTTTTCCTTCACAACACTTCAAACACAATCGCCAAGATGCCAGATATCATTAACTACCCACCCATAGATGGAGAGGAATTGGAAAGGAGTGGACTGGAGTCCTCTTTTTGTAATAGCTTAATACTTGTACAAGACATTTGTTGCACCTTGCTCAAGGAGGATTCAGTCATATGTTCCCCTTCACGAGGAGAGAATTCTGAAAGCAGCCCTCTGGACAGCCCAGAGGGCGGAGATAACCTTCCCTTCAGCACAGTGCCTGACGTTGACAAAGATCACAATGTGGAGAGGATTGATGGCCCAGTCTCATCAGCAGAAAACAGTGGCCTTACAGACGATCTAGAGTTATCGCAGACATTAAGCACCCATCACAGTCCAACACCAGAGTTGCATATTCAACACGACGCCACAGAATCCGACCCGGCGGACAACCGTGCAGAAGAAGCAAATCCATCCGAGGAGCCTTATCGTCTGAGCCTCCAGGCCTTGCTAAAGAAATCTCAGGAGTATCGGCGGTGTCAGCGCTCGCTTCGGAACCAAGCCAAAAACACTAGAATTCAGGAGAGGACCCAAGAacagacgagggaggaggagcagagcctCTCTGATAAGGAGAATGACGAGTTCCCTGACAAAAGGACCGTGGCCACAGAGGGGGGGGAAACTAAAGAGAGCAGAGGCCCTTTTATCCTGCCTGCCGAAACGTCGGCAAAGAAATCTGTGAAAAATGAGAGGATGTTTGAGATTGACTCCACCTTTAAATCTGAAGGCACACATTTACTAGGAGATGGACATTCTAAGGAAAACACTACTGTTGAGGAAGAAACAGTCTTCACAAATAATACGCTTAACGTTTCACAAGAGGTCATAACGGAGCCGAAACAAATCAGCACCTCCCTTCTCCAACAGCCCACATCGACCTCGCCTGTCCAGGCAGCCTTTTACTTGACCAGCTGTCCTGCAGCTTTTTATAACGGTTTTGGGAAATATCACAGTATCCCAGCCCCTAATTTCTGTCAGAGTCCCGTGCGTTTCAAGCGCAGAAGCAGAATCCAAGATGAAGAATCTCTCGATGGGGCTAAGACCTCGAAGAAAGTCTCGGTCGAGACCGGTTCGATTGAAGACCACGAGGCCCGAGAAGTGAACCTGGGATGTAACGGTCCCACAGCAGTTCCTCCCACGGTGAATCTCACGGTACACGGTGATGCAACAAGCAGCTTAGTCAGGAATTCACATCACATAGATCAGCTTGAGTCCAATCTGTCCAGTTTGAAAGTACTGATCTCGGATCTGGAGTCCTCCCTCACGGAAAACGTGGAAAATCACGAGCAGACTGAGAGCGAGACGCAGAGTAAGTTGAGTTTCAAAGGCATCGAGCACTCTTGTCACAGTGATTGTGAGTATTGCGCGAACAAAGTGAgggatgatgacgacgatgatgatggcgGCGATAGCAACGACGCAGAACGAGACAATGGGTACGCGGAGTGGCAGAGAAGACTATCATCCGACAATTTCAACAAAATGCAGGATGATACAGGACCCGAACCGAGCCGATGGGACACAGACGACGATACTCTCACGGTGAAAGAAACCGAGGCGGTTGACGTAACCGAGCTCAGGCTCGTCAAAGCCTCAGcgacagagagagggaaggagcagGGCACATGTGGAGAAGGACTCCCGAAGACTCACGGGCAGCACGGCGGCAGTAGAAAGCCGACAGCCAAACGCATCCTCTCCGTAACGCAGCGGCAGCGAATTCCCGACGCCTTCAGAAACGCCCCGTCGGCAAACGCGGCTCCGCGTAGCGTCTCGGTGCTTTCGGACACCGGTAACCGTCCAGGAGAAAGCAGGACCGGGCCGGCAGGAGAAGGTCACGACTCGACCCAATCGCCGTCCCTCAACCAGTCGTACGACGTGAACGCGCCGTCCGGCCTGTGGCTCCTCGGAGGCTCGGGATCCGACGGGGGGCCGAAGGGTCGTCTCGTTCAGGAGAAACGCCTGACCCCCGAGAGTGGGGGCGAGGGCGGGGCGTCCAAGGTCAAACGGAGGCTGCTCATGCACACGGCGGAGGAGACATGGGACCGGAGGGTGGATgccagcagaggagcagactctGTGGTCAGACCTCACTCCAGCACTCCTAGAGGTAAGACCAGAGAATGCATCTACAGAACACTGTTATTGTGAATCACGACGAAATACGAGAATTATAGTATATTAGGAGCTAAAAGTCCATCCATAGTtatttcagggttcgtacggtcatggaaaacctggaaaagtcatggaattttaaaatggtgatttccaggcctggaaaagtcatggaaaaaacgaaaatcataaaagttttggaaaagtcatggaaatgtgttataatcacttgttcatttacaccgagtttgaaataatttatatgatttttaaagaaagacgctcaaaatataagccggcctacgctctcaatacgcacaatgttctaaattgttcatgtttttgccgagatttcagtttggccatgaaaatttggtttaaagtcctggaaaagtcctggaaatccattggtccaaATGTGTAAGAAGAACCCTGTTATTTGTTGTAGGCGTAATGTCGGTTAAGTGTGCGCTGCATCGCTCTGTTATATTGgaacaaaatagaaaagatatgtattgatatacactaccgttcaaaagtttggggtcactaagaaatgtctttatttttcaaagaaaagcactgttttttcaaaaaagataacatgaatcaaaaatacacacgatacattgttaatgtggtaaatgtctattctaggtggaaacgtctggtttctaatgaaatatctccataggtatatagaggcccatttccatcaactatcactccagtgttctaatggtacattgtgtttgctaatcgccttagaagactaatgtctgattagaaaacccttgtgcaattatgttagcacagctgaaaacagttatgctggtgatataaactatacaactggccttcctttgagcttgaagtttgaagaacacaattaatacttcaaatattaatcattatttctaaccttgtcaatgtcttgactatattttctattcaattttcaattcatttgataaataaaagggagttttcatggaagacacgaaattgtctggatgaccccaaacttttgaacggtagtgtatatagatGACCCTACGGACATCCTGCtgtatttgtctttgtttttgttttttacacattACGTGACCACATATTACACGTCTATTGCCGTCAGCCGCCGCGCCTTCGTACCACGGCGGTCAAGAAGACAAGCAGGAAGAACTGAAACGGGCCCACGCCGCTCAGGTCCGAGCCCTGCAAGAAGAGCACCGGAGACAACAAGAAGAGCTCCTGCAGGTGAGACGACATTAAGTACATTAGAACATGACGTCAAACATGTCGCCGGATAGGCAGCAACAACACTTTGTCAATGGTCCATTTTAAGTCGGTATCTTAAGTTGCGTTCGcaccaaaagctaaactattttttgcgtcgcccaaaatgcgtgagtttactcgctcgaccattcgccgtgttcaggtcatgagcgtcgagacgctccgcgaggggcggggcttatctccgtgtctcgtctccgtaaagaccgttatcatctccttcatccaccagaataactaaccactagttctgctttatatttgtcgtggacgtcccacacactaacgccctcgtgtttgggttcatgacatcacccgtaggctcactcagctcggtcactttcaccgatgaagttactgttacgtctgaaagacttccgcttccagcgctacgagagcggaactcaagagctgattggcccgagttgcgagatgaccgcctcaaagttgaaatatttcaactcggggcgaaaattgcgccgctgaaaacgtgccgctgtaaacgcgtcgcccacatcgcaaCGCCCCAAacacgccgcccgggaaaatattgcgtctttcgcagccacaagcgtctgtacgttgacttttcatgggattcggtcgcgcgaaaaaatagtttcgcttttggtgtgaacgcacctttagagctCTTTTATAAATGTTGCCTAATTATTATTCTTTGAAAGAAAATGTGGGCATTGTTCGATATTTTTCGTTTGTTACTCCCCAACAAATCGACAATGTCggtctgtgtgtgtaacgtttGCCAAAGCCAGGGAGCCTCTCTGTTTTAGGAAGATATTTTCTCACAAAGGTTACAGCTGTGAATGTTGTGTGGAGAGAGATGATGGGAAATAAAGCGAGAGATGCAAcaaagccccccctcccccccccgatGAAGTCGAATTGAAGACGTTGCGGTTCACGATCGACATCTTAATCCCCAAACTGCAGGGGAGCCCCATGGGATGTGTTCTCAGTAAGAAGGAGATATAGAATATGACCAGCTCTGTTCACTTTAacgcttttttttccccttcttgaATTTGTGCTCATGTTTCCCCTTCATTAAGCGGTAAAAAGggcaataaagaaagaaaacgtgAAATAACATGTTTTTAACTACCAGGCTTTTTTTTCCTAACTCCAACATGGTTCAAACGGTCATATTGAGACTTCCTGCGTCCCATTGGTCCGCTTCTTGCATTAAATTGCATCAGCTATTGCTGTACAGATCTAGCACAACGTCCTTCCTTTGAAAGGCAAACATAATTCACTCGCCCAAGGTTTTCGACTCCACCCAAAGTCACCtataagaaattaaaaaaataaaatgtgtttctatttttttttttaattgagatTAGGCTAACGGATTCACTAAGCTGTGATATAACATTGACTCTAAATGCTCTTTATAAACTAGAAGCAGACCCTTGAAAGACTCTGGCACTGCTCCATATGTgggcacacagacagacacacacacacacacacacacacacacacgttgtcgcCCTACTGGTTAGAGCCTGCTTCTGGAGACCGGGGTCGTGGGCGGACTACAGAAATCTGCTCATTACAAGAGACCTTCAGACTCTCcagtaaaaaaatttaaaaaaacacacagggaTTCTTCCATAAATGTTTCATTACATCCCTAAGAGGCGAGCTGGcatggtcgtgtgtgtgtgtgtgtgtgtgtgtgtgagagacacttCAAGGACGCCTGCTGTTCTCTGGCAGCCAGTTCTTGTTTCTGCAGCTCGTGTCTGTATTTGTTCTTGGCCGGTGTCCTTGCCCCTATTAATCACAGCCTCTGTTTAATTTATGTATCCTTAACAACAATATAATTAACATaactctttaataataaaaaaagacttatTTCCGactcccctctgtccctccatcatgtgtgatgtgatgtgatgagagagcgggagaggggaAGGGACCGAGGGAATTGACACAGAAAGGGGAAGGATAATGTGTTTAATTCATGAGCGTCTGTGGTTAAGTGCCAGATCGTCCCGTGGAGTGCCACCGCTAATGGTCCCTtccccttctcttttttcttcttctctccgtctcctcacatcccccccccccctcttttgttTTGTCTCGTACCTCCTCTAACGTCGTTTTGTCCTACTCTCTGGCCATATTaatttcctccatctctcctgtcTCATCATCCCTGTCATCCCTctgctcctcatccctcctGCCTCTCTGCCCCATCTCTCcccttctgtctctttctctctacccCCAATTAATTTCTTCCTCCTGCCTCATCTGCTGTCCTTTCCCATTCGATATTTTCCAACCTTGCCTTTCTCCCCAATGAACGCACGCacgcctaaacacacacacacacacacacacatgtgcatttCTCCCCCTGTTCCTTCCTTCCACTCTCATGTatcttcctcctgtctctctctctctctcaggcatTGGcagtgcattaccgccaccgcCAAAGCGGATCCTTTCCTTGCTCCATCTCAACCTCACATTTTGGGGACAAGTTGACCTCTTCCGCCATCGCTCAGGTATCAAAATCACATTTGTTGGCAGCATTTTGTAGTTTTAGTCATCACCAGACGGATGAAACAAAGACTTCCCCCTCGATGTCTTCCTCCTGATCGTTAACTGATCTCATCTGTTTTCATACGTATTCAAGTACAGCAGCTTAGCCTCAGTTAGGCTTATGCTGTACAAACgtgtccctttaatgcaacatctGTTGAATCAACAAGTGAAACATTATTACTCTGCTTATTATTCCCCATTACAATGATCCACTTGCACTGATGGGCTAAACAGATGCCAAGCAAAGGACCTTGAGAATCTGCGCGGGAAATGAATTGGCTGTCATTGATGGAATTAGCATTctcctctgagttcccctctGGTCCTCATTATTCACCCCTCTCCATCACTCGTTCTTTgcccttgctcctcttcctcagccccCCGGCTCACTCTCGGAGCTCTACCGCCCCCTGCTGTCAGCCGCCGTGAAGGGCTTTCTGGCTCGCAGGCTGCTGAAGACTGAGCAAGTGGCACAGCTGGTGCGCACCATCGGGGTGAGTAGAGGCAGCGTCTGTCTCGCAGAATGAATGAAAACCGTTTGTATTCAAATAAAAACGGCGTGTGTTTTGGGCATCCAGGACACAAATCAGGTCCTGCTGGCTCTCCAGCGGCAGAGCCCCGGCAGAGGAGAGTTCTCGAGCAGACAGGATCTTTTATTACAGGAGAGAGTCACTCTGCAGGTATTAAAGCAAACACGCGTTGTAAACATCTGTTAACCTTTCTCATCTTCGCTACTGCACTGCCAAATGAGCAATTATCCCCTCCATTTGCACTCACTACAATAGCTACTATAATTGCGCTCATTCATTCGAGCCGTCGCCTGCTCTGTAATTGTTTCCCCGTCCAGCTGCGCGCCGCACGGTACGAGGTCCACGACATCTTCTTCAGCCTGTCAGCcggagagaggatggagctgATCAGCTGGGACAGAGAACTGGCCAAGAAGAGGGCGCTCAGACGGCAGGTAACcgcttcacgtgtgtgtgtgtgtgtgtgtgtgtgtgtgtgtgtgtgtgtgtgtgtgtgtaat
The nucleotide sequence above comes from Pseudoliparis swirei isolate HS2019 ecotype Mariana Trench chromosome 24, NWPU_hadal_v1, whole genome shotgun sequence. Encoded proteins:
- the si:ch73-100l22.3 gene encoding uncharacterized protein si:ch73-100l22.3, whose amino-acid sequence is MEDYDTFVQLRLSPRKSEEEEEHSAPPPASSLIRFYGRAILPPLLTGTQREEMQRLRDAAQRAAVQNKLKDYSRMAYVQTILRSVQIRKTPTLEELLRESEINTPSSHAHNTIGGGAVSQSNSRIGTTDSHLLSPPTGRKEKEDDSLPPLTSTTDSDLFASNVTPQQSSQEECLIEQQYSQQGSQPIHQSVSSGYVTYENVENTTSVSGRVDAERQSHGVTSYEEANNINNNMDGFFLHNTSNTIAKMPDIINYPPIDGEELERSGLESSFCNSLILVQDICCTLLKEDSVICSPSRGENSESSPLDSPEGGDNLPFSTVPDVDKDHNVERIDGPVSSAENSGLTDDLELSQTLSTHHSPTPELHIQHDATESDPADNRAEEANPSEEPYRLSLQALLKKSQEYRRCQRSLRNQAKNTRIQERTQEQTREEEQSLSDKENDEFPDKRTVATEGGETKESRGPFILPAETSAKKSVKNERMFEIDSTFKSEGTHLLGDGHSKENTTVEEETVFTNNTLNVSQEVITEPKQISTSLLQQPTSTSPVQAAFYLTSCPAAFYNGFGKYHSIPAPNFCQSPVRFKRRSRIQDEESLDGAKTSKKVSVETGSIEDHEAREVNLGCNGPTAVPPTVNLTVHGDATSSLVRNSHHIDQLESNLSSLKVLISDLESSLTENVENHEQTESETQSKLSFKGIEHSCHSDCEYCANKVRDDDDDDDGGDSNDAERDNGYAEWQRRLSSDNFNKMQDDTGPEPSRWDTDDDTLTVKETEAVDVTELRLVKASATERGKEQGTCGEGLPKTHGQHGGSRKPTAKRILSVTQRQRIPDAFRNAPSANAAPRSVSVLSDTGNRPGESRTGPAGEGHDSTQSPSLNQSYDVNAPSGLWLLGGSGSDGGPKGRLVQEKRLTPESGGEGGASKVKRRLLMHTAEETWDRRVDASRGADSVVRPHSSTPRAAAPSYHGGQEDKQEELKRAHAAQVRALQEEHRRQQEELLQALAVHYRHRQSGSFPCSISTSHFGDKLTSSAIAQPPGSLSELYRPLLSAAVKGFLARRLLKTEQVAQLVRTIGDTNQVLLALQRQSPGRGEFSSRQDLLLQERVTLQLRAARYEVHDIFFSLSAGERMELISWDRELAKKRALRRQSGDTGHLRRKSYLSTATQKSLERKRGMMIQKKASERHTGVVTRTGHNTGLSAEQPPDTRRGQFRANPQRVPKSTCSSRPR